TTCTTTTCAATTCATTAATAATATTCATTTGCTCAGGATGCAATGAAATATTATCGTCAAGATATGAGGTTGCAAAAGAATTATAGAAAATTGAGTCAAATGAATAATTCTTTGAATACATTGTTAAGCCCAAAGAATATAATTTATCGGCAATTTGCTGTACTTTTCTTGTTTTGTTTTCTGATTCTTCAATTTCTAAAATGGTATTTTCTCTAACTGTTTGCAGCCGCATTGTAATCCTCCAACTTCTCACTAATAGTGTTAGTTAGATGACTGAAGAACTTTCTTTTATTATGAATTGGAAGTGAAATTACATAGTAAATTGTGTTCAGGTTAAAGAATCTTGTTCGTTTAATATTTTGGTGTAATTTATGTAGAATTACTTCAGGATCAGTTTCTTCTCCATGTGCTATGAAAATCGGTACTCCAATATTTTGGGTTTCCGTTTGAGATAAAAACTCATCAAATGTTAAACAGACTTCTGTCTGTCCATGAAATAACTCTTCTAATCCATTTAGTTTCAAATGGCTATTTGATAAGACTAATGAATACTCTTCTCTGATTTCCTTCTCATAATTTTTCAGAGATTTTTTCACCAACGCAATTCCATTATCTAAAGTATTTGCAACTTTTGATTCACCAAAAAGAATCATTTTATTAGCAATGTCTAAAAAAAGCGCATCAATTCCATACACGCTCATGTTTCTATCGGTAGTTAGTTTAACTTTTGGAATTATGCAATTAAAATTAAAGTAGTCAGATAGGAATATATGAAAAATATATTCACCTATTCTTCCGATCTTGCTTAGCCTTATAAACTTTGTTCCATTTTTAATTTTTACCTTATCATACTCATCAACTAATACATCTTCTAAATCAAGATCAATTTCTACCCAGTCCACATTTTCTTCGTCAATGAACTTTTCCAATTCTCTATATAAGGAAACGTAATTCTTCCTATCGGGTTCGAAGCTGATTGCTGACTTATTTTTTGCATAACGTAGTAAATTATCTTCATTGAGTACGAATTCTATTAAGCCCTCAAGAAATAATGGTTCATTTTTAATCTCGATATGAAAAAAACTATAATTATCTACAATATTGTGCACTTCAAATGATTTATATTTCTTGGACGTATATTTCACAGAAGTACTCACGATTTTCACCTCGAAATGACGAATACTTACAGAAAATGAATTACCTGATTCTATAGTACCATATTTTGGGCGATTGTCGTCGAATTAAGTTGTGAACCATTAGTCACCCAGTGCCTGATGAATTGTAATTAATTACTTACGCAAAGTTTACCCTCATTTTCTCCGCACAAAATTTCCCCGAATGTGCTCTACCCGCACTTATAAGGCTACATTTATAACCTAATTCCCTTATCTTCTCCACTCCATTAATCACTAAAATTACTAAATTCCACCGACAAACACTCTTAAAGTGTTAACTTCGCTTTCTCGAGTTATTTGCATTAGTTGCGGGTTGAAATCCTCACCTGCTTTTTGTTATTTCATGACAACCTGTTCTTATACTGACCTCAAAAGTATGAAAAGAGGTGAAAACATGATTATCAAAAGCAATAGGCTAATGACGGTTGAAGAAGCTGCATACTTTATGAATCTTTCTACGCGAACCATTTACAGAAAGGCTTATGAGGGAGAACTTCTTGCCTACAAGGTCGGGGGAGTTTGGAGACTAGAACCACAACCACAACTTGTCTATGAGTATGTTCAACAAACCAATCGAGTGGGAGCGATTCGAAATGGATAAATACTACAGCTCGAAAGCTATCTAAGATGAAATCAGGGCGGTTCTTGACCGAAGATTCTGTTTGGGGTTGGGTAAGAACAGGAGAATTACAAGTTGAACGAGTCCCTCCGCATGTTCAGTCATGGGGAAAATATCCTTACTGGACAGATGAAGCACACCTTAGAGGAGTTCTAGAATCTAAGGGTTACGATATCGAATCAATCTTCGAGTAAAATATCGCAATCATTAGAACTCGTATAACGATGATTATATCAAAACCATATGACGCTTTACTCGTGGCTTTGCGGTAGCACACGTAAAATAACCGCCCCTGCGTTCACAAGTAGGTGTTGCCCCGTTAGATGGTTAGGTAGTTTATTTTGAAGTTGTACTTCATCCTCAGATACTACAATTATTTGTAGCCCCGTCACGGTCGCCTAAGAGCGAGGGATTCATGACAGGGCATGTTTATCATGCACGTGGTAAAGCCGTACCTGAGCACTTCATATGTCATGTAGGAAACCTAAACCCACATGTGTTTCCCATTCCCCTACCCGTTAAGGGGAATAATGTTTCCTTACCCACCTGTGATTCCCCCAACAAAATTAAAAATAAGAAATCAGGGCGCAGCCCCCCGAGCGAAGCGGAGCGGCTACTGATAAGACATAACCCACCCCGAGGGGGTGGGGAAGAACAACTAAATAATCGTATACAATGATACTCTTTGGTAATATGAGAATAACTCCGTTATAGGATGGTGTTATTGAGAATGACATTACCTACTCAATTAGATGGTGCGGAAGTCATTTGACTTACTAAGAACGATATAACTCGTCATTTGAGTTCAATAATTTTTGAAGAAGAGAATGACGAGAAAAAAGAAGTACCTATTACAGCTTTAGCAATAACAAACTATATAGATGACAACAGATATTATCTTTGTGATACGAATTGGGAAGTAGTTAATGACTATCTCCTTGAATCTATTGATGAAGCATTGGGATTTGCAAAAAGAAATTTTGACGTTCATGAGCATGATTGGATAATTATAAACAGCTAAAGCTTATTCGCAACAGTCCCCCACCATAGAACGATTGTTAGCTTAAAAGGGGGATGCAACAATGATAGTAGAACGTTCATTTACAGGCACTGTATCTCTCGAGGAAATTCTGTCCTCGATTCTATGCCTTCAGATTGACTCAATTGAAGCCGAAAAGTACGATAAGGATAGAGCAAATGTCATTCCTTCACACATGGAAGGAGTGGCGAAACAATGAAGTGTGCTATTTATGCTAGGGTTAGCACAAAAAGAGAAGAACAGCTTGCAAAATCAAATTACCTTGGCTGAGAACATTGCCAAAGAGCAAGGCTTTACAGTCGTTGAACGGTACATTGACAACGGAATAAGTGAAAGTGGACTGAAGAACCTCACCGCAATTCTACGGTTGCTCGAAGACGCCAAAAAGAAGAAGTTTGATGTTGTCATCACAAAATCAGTCTCTAGGTTAGGTAGACATACAGCTAATAGCATGAAGACAGCTGATGACCTAGAGAGGAACAACATTAGGCTCATCTTACCCGAAGATGGTTATGACACCCAAACGAGCAATAGTAGGCTCAACTTCAATCTGAGAGCAGTACTGACTGAAGAGGAGAATTTCGCACTGTCTAATAGAATTAAATGGGGACTTAAATCAAGTGCAACTCAAGGAAATCGCGTAGTTTCTGTCCCCCCTTATGGTTATCGCACCAATTCTACAACTAAGAAATTGGAGATTGAAGAAACAACCGCTTCAACCGTCAGAGAGATATTCAGACTTTACTTACATGATGGGCGGGGCATGTTTAGCATCGGAAATCTTCTTATGCAAAGATGTGTACCAACACCAAGAGCAAGTACAGGGGCGGCAAATGCAGGGCTAAAGTGGCATCAGAATACGATCAAAGGTATCTTAACCAATCCAGTCTATACAGGTAAACAGGTATTTCACAGAGAAGAAACAACTAGAGTATTGGCAGCATCAGAGACTTACAAGGTGAGACGTAAAGTTAAAGACGATGCTCAGGTTGTTATCGAGAACTCACACCCTGCTTTAGTCTCTGAGAATGACTTCTTTGCCGTTCAGGAACTAATAAAGAAGAAAGGTAAGCATAAGAGCAACGGTAAAGAAAGTCTGTTCTCGCACCTCGTTAAATGTCCTGATTGTGGGAGTGGGATGCACTTCAAACCTGATAGACGCAAAGGTGCATACGTTTGTGGCGGCTACGTGAAGTACACATCTTCCTATTGTACGTCCCACATTATCGAGGAAAAGGTACTTCTACAAGCTGTAAAAGCTGACCTGAAATCCTTGATTAAGGACTCGGTGAAGATTGAGACTCTTCTATGGTATTGCCGATGAAAAAGCAATGTCTGTTCAATCTAATATCCAAAAGGAACAAAAGCGGATAGAGAAACAGCTGTCTGAACTGGATTCAAGGTTTGATAAATTGCTCAACTTACATCTTGAGGGGGCAATCACAACTGAGCAATTCAAACATCAGAATGAACGTAACGCTCAACAACAACAAGAACTGATAACTAAGAAAGCCGAACTCATAATCGCCTTAGAAGAGAGAAATAACCTCACAGGACGCAAAGAAGCCTTTAGAAAGGAAGTTGAACGCTTCACAGACCTAGACATTAATGATGAACAGGTTCTGAAGCAAGTCCTTCAAAGGCTTATCCAAACAATCGAAGTATTCGAGGATGGAAAGATTTTTATTAGCTATAGACTTTCCAATCCTCTTCCCCCGAATTTAGGTACAGTCTAACGGGCTGTATCTTTTCTTTCAAGTCTCACTGTGCACTCAACGTGCCCCGTATGCGGAAACATATCCACCGGCTGCACTTCCTTCACTGCGTAACTCTCCGCAAGCACCTTCAAATCCCTCGCCAACGTAGAAGGATTACAAGAAACATAAACCACTCTCTCCGGCTGCATCTCCAAGATCGTCGTCAACAACGCCTCATCACAGCCTTTACGCGGCGGGTCAACCACAATCACATCCGCTCGTATGCCCTTCTCTTTCCAAGCAGGAATAACAACCTCCGCAGGCCCTGCCTCAAACGTCGCATTCTCCACGCCATTCAACTGCGCATTCCGATTCGCATCCTCAATCGCTTCCGGCACAATCTCTACACCGTACACATGCTTGGACTTCTGCGCCAAAAACAGCGAAATCGTCCCGATGCCGCAGTACGCATCAATGACGGTCTCCGTACCAGTCGCACCCGCATACTCCAACGTCTTGTTGTACAGCACCTCGGTCTGAGCAGGATTGACCTGATAAAACGACCGCGCCGAAATGGCAAACTTGATCGGACCGATATAATCGTAAATCACATCGCTGCCCCAGAGCGTCACGGTCTTTTTGCCAAAAATAACGTTGGTCTTGTCCGGGTTGATGTTCTGCACGATACTCGTCACGCCAGCGACCTGTGCACGAATCGCTTCCACCAGCTGATCGCGCTGCGGAATCTGCTCCTCAGTCGTTACGAGCACGACCATGACTTCCCCCGTCTTGACGCCAACCTTTACGACCACATGGCGAAGCAAGCCTGAATTTCGCACCTCATCATATGCCTTGATATTCAGCTTGGTCGCCGCCTGCTTCACGGCTGCCACTGCTTCATCATTCGCCTGATGCTGGATGAGGCATTCGTTCATGTCGATGATCGAGTGGGATTTCTCCGCGTAAAAGCCGCCGACCAACGCCCCGTTTTCCTCGCCGATTGGTACCTGCGCTTTGTTGCGATAGCGCCACGGATCACTCATGCCGAGTGTCGGATGAACGGTAATAGCCCCTTCCCCTTCGACTTGGAAACCGCCAATGCGCCGCAGGTTGTCCCGCACGATTTGCTGCTTGTGTCGCAGTTGCTCCTCATATACGAGATGCTGCAACGAACAGCCTCCGCAACGGTCGTACAGCGGACAGGGCGGCTGGAAGCGATGGGTACTCGCTTCTACTACTTCTGTCAGCTTGGCAAAGCCGAAGTTTTTCTTCACATGATCGACGCGCGCATGAACTCGCTCTCCTGCAAGTGCGCCATCTACGAACAGCGTATATCCTTCAATCCGACCGACTCCTGCTCCTTCGTGGTTCAGTCCGGTTATCTCCACTTCCACGGTTTGTCCGACACGTACAGGGACGTCCAGCTCCACTTTGGCTGTCGGGTGCGGACCGCGCCGCTTCTTTGTTGTCTTCGCCACTATCTATTGCTCCTTTTATCTTGCTCTATAGGTTTTCGTTTTCGCTCTAGGAAACATGCAGGGATGCACAGCGAAAAGCGGCATCCCCACGGCTATTGCTATTCATTTTACTATCTTCTTACGGGACGAACAACTCGATATGCCCCGGCAACGCTTCCACCACGCAAGGCAGCTGTCCGCCCAGCTCACCGTCCAGATTGAGCTGAACCGTCTCTCCGCTCGGTGAAGTGGCTTTGATGTAATCTGCCTGGAAATACAGGATGTTTGGGTCCTTCAGGTGCTCGCCGCGAACCGCCTGTGTCGCCAAGCGAATAAACTCCGCAATATTCAACTTCTTCACGACGATGACATCCAGCTTGCCGTCTGACAAATCGGCTTCCGGGGCGATGTTGTCAAAACCGCCTACCGAGCGGCTATTGGCGATGAGGAACACCATGATTTCTTCATCCAACAGCACCTCTCTACGGCTTTCCAGACGAACACGGATCGGGTGCAGCGACGGCAGCTTCTCCAAACCCTTGACGTAATACGCCATTTGTCCGATTAGCGTTTTCAGCTTGCTCGGAACCTCATAGGTCAAATTCGTCAGTGAGCCGCCACCCGCGATATTCATAAAATAGCGGTTGTTGATGCGTCCCAGGTCAATACGTTTCTTCTTGCCCTTGGCGATAATCTCCGTTGCACGCGTGATCGATTTCGGTATACCGACCGCCCGGGCAAAATCATTACTCGTTCCGCAGGGGATTATTCCAAGAGATGGACGTGCTTTATGCTCTGCCATCCCATTGACTACTTCATATATGGTTCCATCTCCACCAGCGGCCAGGATGGCGTCAAAACCGCGAGCTACTGCACGAGCAGCTTCTTCTGTCGCATCATCTTCCCCTTTGGTCGCATAGCATGAAGTTTCATATCCGGCCGACTCCATTAAATCGAGGATTTCCGGCAATCGCCGACGCACGATCTCCCGGCCGGAGCTTGGATTGTAGATTAATCTGGCTCGTTTCAAGGCAGATACCTTCTTCCTTCCCTCGCTCACGGGGGTACTCTCTTCCATCATATCCTGTATAGCCATTTTTGGGAATCGCTATGCTCCATATAGCGTGATAAGATAGAAAAAGATGGAAATTAAGGAGATTGGGGAGACGCTTGTGAAGAAGATCATCGTGGGAGTAGATGTGGGTGGCACTGCAATCAAGATGGCTTTGATTACGCCAGGCGGTGAGCTGGTTACAAAAATGCAAGAACCGACGCCTGTTGCGGACGGCGAGGATGGCATTTTGCAAAAAATCGTAGACATGTCTCATGATCTTCTTGCGCAGCATGACTATTCTCTTTCGCAAGTCTGCGGAATCGGTGTAGGAGTACCCGGACCCGTCGATGGCGGGAAGGGAATTGTCTTCCAAGCGGTGAATCTTCACTGGCGCCAACCCGTTTTATTAAAGGAAAAATTGGAAGCCCTTACAGGTCTGTCGGTCGCGGTTGACAACGATGCCAATGTCGCAGCCCTCGGAGAAATGTGGCAAGGTGCAGGCCAAGGTGCGCAAGACCTCGTTCTCATCACGCTCGGCACAGGTGTAGGTGGAGGCGTCATTTTGAATGGAAAGGTCATCCATGGCATCAACGGTGTTGGCGGCGAAATCGGTCACATTACCATGACCC
This genomic stretch from Brevibacillus sp. DP1.3A harbors:
- a CDS encoding Hachiman antiphage defense system protein HamA, which produces MSTSVKYTSKKYKSFEVHNIVDNYSFFHIEIKNEPLFLEGLIEFVLNEDNLLRYAKNKSAISFEPDRKNYVSLYRELEKFIDEENVDWVEIDLDLEDVLVDEYDKVKIKNGTKFIRLSKIGRIGEYIFHIFLSDYFNFNCIIPKVKLTTDRNMSVYGIDALFLDIANKMILFGESKVANTLDNGIALVKKSLKNYEKEIREEYSLVLSNSHLKLNGLEELFHGQTEVCLTFDEFLSQTETQNIGVPIFIAHGEETDPEVILHKLHQNIKRTRFFNLNTIYYVISLPIHNKRKFFSHLTNTISEKLEDYNAAANS
- a CDS encoding helix-turn-helix domain-containing protein is translated as MIIKSNRLMTVEEAAYFMNLSTRTIYRKAYEGELLAYKVGGVWRLEPQPQLVYEYVQQTNRVGAIRNG
- a CDS encoding recombinase family protein, which produces MLGLAQKEKNSLQNQITLAENIAKEQGFTVVERYIDNGISESGLKNLTAILRLLEDAKKKKFDVVITKSVSRLGRHTANSMKTADDLERNNIRLILPEDGYDTQTSNSRLNFNLRAVLTEEENFALSNRIKWGLKSSATQGNRVVSVPPYGYRTNSTTKKLEIEETTASTVREIFRLYLHDGRGMFSIGNLLMQRCVPTPRASTGAANAGLKWHQNTIKGILTNPVYTGKQVFHREETTRVLAASETYKVRRKVKDDAQVVIENSHPALVSENDFFAVQELIKKKGKHKSNGKESLFSHLVKCPDCGSGMHFKPDRRKGAYVCGGYVKYTSSYCTSHIIEEKVLLQAVKADLKSLIKDSVKIETLLWYCR
- the rlmD gene encoding 23S rRNA (uracil(1939)-C(5))-methyltransferase RlmD, with amino-acid sequence MAKTTKKRRGPHPTAKVELDVPVRVGQTVEVEITGLNHEGAGVGRIEGYTLFVDGALAGERVHARVDHVKKNFGFAKLTEVVEASTHRFQPPCPLYDRCGGCSLQHLVYEEQLRHKQQIVRDNLRRIGGFQVEGEGAITVHPTLGMSDPWRYRNKAQVPIGEENGALVGGFYAEKSHSIIDMNECLIQHQANDEAVAAVKQAATKLNIKAYDEVRNSGLLRHVVVKVGVKTGEVMVVLVTTEEQIPQRDQLVEAIRAQVAGVTSIVQNINPDKTNVIFGKKTVTLWGSDVIYDYIGPIKFAISARSFYQVNPAQTEVLYNKTLEYAGATGTETVIDAYCGIGTISLFLAQKSKHVYGVEIVPEAIEDANRNAQLNGVENATFEAGPAEVVIPAWKEKGIRADVIVVDPPRKGCDEALLTTILEMQPERVVYVSCNPSTLARDLKVLAESYAVKEVQPVDMFPHTGHVECTVRLERKDTAR
- a CDS encoding diacylglycerol kinase, which codes for MKRARLIYNPSSGREIVRRRLPEILDLMESAGYETSCYATKGEDDATEEAARAVARGFDAILAAGGDGTIYEVVNGMAEHKARPSLGIIPCGTSNDFARAVGIPKSITRATEIIAKGKKKRIDLGRINNRYFMNIAGGGSLTNLTYEVPSKLKTLIGQMAYYVKGLEKLPSLHPIRVRLESRREVLLDEEIMVFLIANSRSVGGFDNIAPEADLSDGKLDVIVVKKLNIAEFIRLATQAVRGEHLKDPNILYFQADYIKATSPSGETVQLNLDGELGGQLPCVVEALPGHIELFVP
- a CDS encoding ROK family glucokinase, whose protein sequence is MKKIIVGVDVGGTAIKMALITPGGELVTKMQEPTPVADGEDGILQKIVDMSHDLLAQHDYSLSQVCGIGVGVPGPVDGGKGIVFQAVNLHWRQPVLLKEKLEALTGLSVAVDNDANVAALGEMWQGAGQGAQDLVLITLGTGVGGGVILNGKVIHGINGVGGEIGHITMTPDSGAPCNCGKTGCLETYTSATAIIREGRFAATNGSSPALAAVLAAKGNIAAKDVLEAAVAGDTAALAIIDQVALYLGLALSHLANVLNPAKFMIGGGVAAAGDFLFSRIRESFKRFVPFTYVVESTEIVPAELGNDAGVYGAGWLIRSQMNES